In one bacterium genomic region, the following are encoded:
- a CDS encoding HEPN domain-containing protein → MQKTEIEEIVQARLKDAEVLLEASRFDGSVYLCGYAIELGLKARICRTLQWDDYPTSGKFSTFKTHDLDVLLHLTGLEDKVKLKYMTEWSIVAQWNPEARYKPIGSVKKDDAKEMLDSAKELIKQL, encoded by the coding sequence ATGCAGAAAACGGAAATAGAGGAAATTGTTCAAGCAAGATTAAAAGATGCTGAAGTTTTATTAGAGGCTTCACGTTTTGATGGCTCTGTCTATCTGTGCGGATATGCGATTGAACTTGGTTTGAAAGCAAGGATATGCAGAACCCTTCAGTGGGACGATTATCCAACAAGTGGTAAGTTCAGTACATTTAAAACACATGACCTTGATGTACTTCTTCATTTGACAGGCTTGGAAGATAAAGTGAAATTAAAATATATGACAGAGTGGTCTATCGTTGCGCAATGGAATCCAGAAGCGCGTTATAAGCCAATTGGAAGTGTAAAAAAGGATGATGCGAAAGAAATGCTGGATTCTGCAAAGGAGCTAAT